One Myxococcus stipitatus genomic window, CTTCGACGGGATGTTGACCCCCAGCAGCCCCAGCTCCCCCAGCGCCTTGAACAGCTCCGTGGGGAAGCGCTCCTGGCGATCCAGCTCGCGAGCCAGCGGCGCCACGCGCTCGCGGGCGAACTTGCGGGCCGTCTCACGGATCAGCGTCTGCGTCTCGGTCAGCTCGAGGTTCACGGCGGTCGTCCTACTCGATGGCCTTGAGGTTGAACGGATACTCGATGGGGTGGTCGGCGCCGTCCGGAGGCTTGGGGAAGGACATGGACGACAGCACCGCCACCACGCAGTCGTGCAGCCCGGCGTCCTTCAGGGTGCTGCCCTTCTTCAGGACCTTGGCGCCCTTGACCAGCCCGTTGGCGTCGATGGTGAAGGTGGTCATGAGCCGCCCCTCCACCTTCTTGTCCTTCTCCGCCATGTGGTCCTCGTAGCACTCCTGGATGCGCCCCTGGTTGTAGAGAACCACCTCGCGGATGGAGTCCGGGGTGAAGGGCATGCGGGCGACATCCGGCGCGTCGCTCTTCGCGGGCGCCGGAGCCGTGGGCGCGGGCTTCCCGCCAGCGGGCTTCTTCGCGGGAGTTCCCTGCGCGAACGCCGCCGCCGACGCCAGGAGCAACATGGGAAGCAACGCCTTCTTCATGGCCTACTCCTTCAGAACGTTGGCCGAGATGACGATGCGCTGGAT contains:
- a CDS encoding AgmX/PglI C-terminal domain-containing protein translates to MKKALLPMLLLASAAAFAQGTPAKKPAGGKPAPTAPAPAKSDAPDVARMPFTPDSIREVVLYNQGRIQECYEDHMAEKDKKVEGRLMTTFTIDANGLVKGAKVLKKGSTLKDAGLHDCVVAVLSSMSFPKPPDGADHPIEYPFNLKAIE